One Algibacter sp. L3A6 genomic region harbors:
- a CDS encoding CBS domain-containing protein, whose protein sequence is MGIKSFQGARKQQANVVDSTPLKVSDYMTTDLITFTPNQTIESVMQKLITHRISGGPVVNENNELIGVISEGDCIKQISESRYYNMPMQDKTIENHITMNVDTIDGNMNIFDAANKFLSAKRRRFPIVENGKLVGQISQKDVLKAAMTLKGQNWK, encoded by the coding sequence ATGGGGATAAAAAGTTTTCAAGGCGCGCGAAAGCAGCAAGCCAACGTAGTCGATAGCACACCACTAAAGGTAAGTGACTATATGACAACAGATTTAATAACATTTACACCAAACCAAACCATAGAAAGCGTCATGCAAAAGTTAATTACGCACCGCATTTCTGGAGGACCTGTTGTTAATGAAAACAATGAATTGATTGGAGTAATTTCTGAAGGAGATTGTATTAAACAAATTAGCGAAAGTCGTTATTACAATATGCCTATGCAGGATAAAACTATTGAAAACCATATTACCATGAATGTGGATACTATTGATGGCAACATGAATATTTTTGATGCTGCCAACAAATTCTTATCTGCTAAACGCCGTAGATTCCCTATTGTTGAAAACGGTAAATTAGTTGGGCAAATTAGTCAAAAAGATGTTCTAAAAGCCGCAATGACTTTAAAGGGACAAAACTGGAAATAA
- a CDS encoding uroporphyrinogen-III synthase — protein MKVKTILVSQPEPKIENSPYFDLEEKQKVKIDFRPFIHVEGVSAKEIRHQKIDLGQYTAIILTSRNAVDHFFRVADEMRFKVPDSLKYFCQSEAVAYYLQKYVVYRKRKIYVGKRTFAELSPLIKKYKDEKFLLPTTDKVKPEVPDTLDALGVQWKQATFYKTVVSDLTDLADVLYDILVFFSPSGIESLFQNFPDFKQNDTRIAVFGNTTIKAVEEKGLRVDIAAPTPETPSMTMALQKYIDKVNKGK, from the coding sequence ATGAAAGTGAAAACCATTTTAGTATCTCAACCAGAACCTAAAATAGAAAACTCACCTTACTTCGATTTAGAAGAAAAACAAAAGGTGAAAATAGATTTCCGTCCTTTTATTCATGTTGAAGGGGTTTCTGCCAAGGAGATTAGACATCAAAAAATAGATTTAGGCCAGTACACTGCAATTATATTAACAAGTAGAAATGCAGTAGATCACTTTTTTAGAGTGGCCGACGAAATGCGTTTTAAAGTTCCTGATAGTCTTAAATATTTCTGCCAATCGGAAGCTGTTGCTTATTATTTACAAAAATATGTGGTTTATAGAAAACGTAAAATCTATGTTGGAAAACGTACGTTTGCAGAACTTTCACCACTTATTAAAAAATATAAAGACGAAAAATTCTTGTTACCAACTACCGATAAAGTTAAACCGGAAGTACCAGATACTTTAGATGCTTTAGGTGTACAATGGAAACAAGCTACGTTTTACAAAACTGTGGTTAGTGATTTAACAGATTTAGCTGATGTACTTTACGATATACTTGTGTTTTTCAGTCCGTCGGGAATAGAGTCTTTATTTCAAAACTTTCCAGATTTTAAACAAAACGATACCCGTATCGCTGTATTTGGAAACACTACAATTAAAGCAGTAGAAGAAAAAGGTTTACGTGTAGATATTGCTGCGCCAACACCAGAAACACCTTCTATGACTATGGCTTTACAGAAATACATTGATAAAGTAAATAAAGGAAAATAA
- a CDS encoding GNAT family N-acetyltransferase: MKILRTNSKNPDFIELVKLLDRDLAIRDGEDHAFYAQFNKVDRIKYVVVALENQKPLGCGAIKEFSQDIMEIKRMYTSEESRGKGVASMMLAELEQWAKELGFKQCVLETGIKQPEAIALYEKNGYHLMLNYGQYSGVEDSKCFKKMI, from the coding sequence ATGAAAATACTAAGAACAAACTCTAAAAACCCAGATTTTATTGAGTTGGTAAAACTGCTAGATAGAGATTTAGCGATAAGAGACGGTGAAGACCACGCTTTTTATGCTCAATTTAATAAAGTAGATCGTATTAAATATGTGGTTGTAGCCTTAGAAAATCAAAAACCACTTGGCTGCGGTGCTATAAAAGAATTTAGCCAAGACATCATGGAAATTAAACGCATGTATACCTCTGAGGAAAGTAGAGGGAAAGGTGTTGCTTCAATGATGCTTGCAGAGTTAGAGCAATGGGCTAAAGAATTAGGGTTTAAGCAATGTGTTTTAGAAACAGGAATAAAACAACCAGAAGCTATTGCATTGTATGAAAAAAACGGCTATCATTTAATGCTAAATTATGGGCAATATTCGGGTGTTGAAGATAGTAAGTGTTTTAAAAAAATGATATAA
- a CDS encoding HupE/UreJ family protein, with the protein MLENFWFNVEYGVNHVLDINAYDHVLFLIVLTVPYLFRDWKRVLLLVTMFTLGHTLSLVMAAYGVITVNGAIVEFLIPVTIMVAALFNVFTAGKGAQKEKVGILFLTTLFFGLIHGLGFAREFKMLLGSNDNKILLLLEFALGIELAQIIIVFIVLFLGYLVQTIFRFSKRDWVMVISSIVVGLVIPMILNSDFLS; encoded by the coding sequence ATGTTAGAAAATTTTTGGTTTAACGTGGAGTATGGTGTTAATCACGTGCTTGATATAAATGCCTATGATCATGTTTTATTTTTAATTGTTCTAACGGTTCCGTACCTGTTTAGAGACTGGAAACGTGTACTTTTATTAGTAACTATGTTTACTCTTGGGCATACTTTATCCTTGGTTATGGCAGCTTATGGCGTGATTACTGTAAATGGTGCTATTGTTGAGTTTTTAATACCTGTTACCATTATGGTTGCGGCACTTTTTAATGTGTTTACAGCGGGTAAAGGTGCGCAAAAGGAAAAAGTTGGCATTTTGTTTTTAACCACACTTTTCTTTGGTTTAATACATGGTTTAGGTTTTGCACGAGAATTTAAAATGCTTTTAGGGAGCAACGATAATAAAATTTTATTGCTTTTAGAATTTGCCTTAGGTATAGAATTAGCACAAATAATTATTGTTTTTATTGTGTTGTTCTTGGGGTATTTGGTGCAAACTATTTTTAGATTTTCTAAGCGCGACTGGGTTATGGTTATTTCGTCTATTGTGGTTGGTTTAGTGATTCCTATGATACTAAACAGCGACTTTTTATCTTAA
- a CDS encoding S41 family peptidase encodes MTYQKKYLPLILGVAIAAGIFIGGKLSFSGSSDRVFTKNSKKEKLNRLIDYIDYDYVDDINTDSIVDVTVNGILENLDPHSVYIPKEEMEGVAENMKGDFVGIGVSFYPYKDSIAVIRSIEGGPSEKAGIKGGDRIVMADGDTLYGSKLRENDMVKKLKGRIDTDVKLKVFRKGEPELLDITVKRDLIPIKSVDAAYMLTKKLGYIKVNRFAETTYDEFKTGLDKLIEAGATEIALDLRDNPGGFLDTANKIVDEFLEEDKLILFTKNRRGQINKSFATDEGDFEDGKIYVLIDENSASASEIVAGAIQDNDKGTIVGRRSYGKGLVQREMELGDGSAVRLTVSRYYTPTGRSIQRPYKNGNKDYYDDYFERLESGELLDSEKIQVADSLKFITPGGKVVYGGGGIIPDVFVPIDTSMQNETLTFLQRRGFMGYFVFEELEKDRHKYDEISRRDFIDAFEVSDDMVFAFQDYLNLRTDTAITFVAYQQEIKQFIKATLGDQLFGDGAFDEIFNKSDTMIEEVIKLSDEGLAVKE; translated from the coding sequence ATGACCTATCAAAAAAAATATTTACCATTAATTTTAGGCGTAGCTATTGCTGCGGGTATTTTTATTGGAGGGAAGTTGAGCTTTTCGGGGTCGTCGGACCGGGTTTTTACGAAAAACAGTAAAAAGGAAAAGCTTAACAGGCTTATTGATTATATCGATTACGATTACGTAGATGATATAAATACGGATAGTATTGTTGATGTTACCGTAAACGGAATTTTAGAAAATTTAGATCCGCATTCGGTGTATATTCCTAAGGAAGAAATGGAAGGTGTTGCCGAGAACATGAAAGGGGATTTTGTGGGTATTGGTGTTAGTTTTTATCCGTATAAAGATTCTATTGCTGTTATTCGTTCTATTGAAGGCGGGCCAAGTGAAAAAGCCGGTATCAAAGGTGGAGACAGAATTGTGATGGCCGATGGCGATACACTTTACGGAAGTAAACTTCGTGAAAACGATATGGTTAAAAAACTAAAAGGCCGTATTGATACCGATGTAAAACTTAAGGTTTTTAGAAAAGGTGAACCGGAACTTTTGGATATTACTGTAAAGCGCGATCTTATTCCAATAAAAAGTGTAGATGCGGCTTATATGCTAACGAAAAAGCTAGGTTATATTAAGGTGAATCGCTTCGCGGAAACCACTTACGATGAGTTTAAAACAGGTTTAGATAAATTAATTGAAGCCGGAGCCACTGAAATTGCTTTGGATTTACGCGATAATCCTGGTGGTTTTCTAGATACTGCAAATAAAATTGTAGACGAGTTTTTAGAAGAAGATAAACTTATTTTATTCACTAAAAATAGACGTGGCCAAATAAATAAAAGCTTTGCCACAGATGAAGGTGATTTTGAAGATGGTAAAATTTATGTGTTAATTGATGAGAACTCTGCTTCGGCTAGTGAAATTGTAGCGGGCGCTATTCAGGATAACGATAAAGGAACCATTGTAGGGAGACGATCTTACGGTAAAGGTTTAGTGCAACGTGAAATGGAATTGGGTGATGGTAGTGCTGTGCGCTTAACCGTATCTCGTTATTACACACCAACGGGACGTTCTATACAAAGACCTTATAAAAATGGAAATAAAGATTATTACGATGATTATTTTGAGCGTCTTGAAAGTGGAGAACTTTTAGATTCTGAAAAAATACAAGTAGCCGACTCACTAAAGTTTATAACACCTGGCGGAAAAGTAGTTTACGGCGGTGGTGGTATTATTCCTGATGTTTTTGTGCCTATAGATACAAGTATGCAGAATGAAACACTAACGTTTTTGCAGCGTCGTGGTTTTATGGGTTATTTTGTGTTTGAGGAGCTTGAAAAAGACCGTCATAAATATGATGAGATTTCGCGTCGGGATTTTATAGATGCTTTTGAAGTGAGTGACGATATGGTTTTTGCCTTTCAAGATTATTTAAACTTAAGAACAGATACCGCGATTACTTTTGTGGCCTATCAACAAGAAATAAAACAATTTATAAAGGCTACTTTGGGAGATCAACTATTTGGGGATGGTGCATTTGATGAAATCTTTAACAAGAGTGATACCATGATCGAAGAGGTAATTAAACTAAGTGATGAAGGTTTAGCTGTTAAGGAATAA
- a CDS encoding M13 family metallopeptidase, with protein sequence MKPNYLSLLSGLAFLSVVACKTDKKKEIIAQVETAPGINLEFMDTTTKPNDDFFRYVNGKWLDNNEIPSDRTRWGSFDELRQKTDDDALTILKTALSTDKDLKKTEIIAGSDQDKAVKLYQTIMDTIARDKQGIEPLKPYLAKIDAIENIQDLQDYIIEMESKSGSGFVGFYVGAHPKDSNKNVGYIGGGSLGLPDRDYYINDDENSKEIRAKYLAHISKMLQHLGETEEKSSSEALQILDFETRLAQSKMDKVERRDARKRFNPRSIADLQNMVPAINWDAYFKGIGVKSIDTVIVGEVKYFDALQGILKENNVADWKAYLRWNSFNDAAGLLSTDLAKANWEFYSKELRGAKAQKPLNERALGTVNNTVGEALGKLYVENYFPPEAKAKAERMIKNVILAFQNRISNVSWMTEETKEKAIEKLLALKVKIAYPDQWTDYAELQIEGPEENGSYLQNILNVRAWNHKKTIADLSKPVDKSEWGMAPQVVNAYFNPPYNEIVFPAAILQPPFYNFTADDAVNYGGIGAVIGHEISHCFDDSGSRYDKNGNLNNWWTDEDLKQFEALGKNLADQYSAIEVLPDVHINGAFTLGENIGDLGGVNAAYDALQMDLEANGRPEPIDGFTPEQRFFMSWATVWRSKMRDDALKTRIKTDPHSPGMNRAVQPLLNIDAFYSAFDIKAGDNMYIQPENRVKIW encoded by the coding sequence ATGAAACCTAATTACCTATCCCTATTAAGTGGGCTTGCTTTTCTTTCTGTTGTCGCTTGTAAAACCGACAAAAAAAAAGAAATTATAGCTCAAGTTGAAACTGCACCAGGAATTAACCTAGAATTCATGGATACTACAACCAAACCCAACGACGATTTCTTTAGATACGTTAACGGAAAATGGTTAGACAACAACGAAATCCCATCAGACAGAACACGCTGGGGAAGTTTTGACGAGCTTAGACAAAAAACAGACGATGATGCACTTACTATTTTAAAAACAGCATTATCGACAGATAAAGATTTAAAGAAAACGGAAATTATTGCTGGTTCGGATCAAGATAAAGCGGTAAAATTATACCAAACCATAATGGATACTATTGCTAGAGATAAGCAAGGTATAGAACCATTAAAACCTTACTTAGCAAAAATTGATGCTATAGAAAACATCCAAGACTTACAAGATTACATTATAGAAATGGAATCTAAAAGTGGTTCTGGTTTTGTTGGTTTTTATGTGGGCGCTCACCCTAAAGACAGCAACAAAAATGTTGGTTACATAGGTGGTGGTAGCTTAGGCTTACCAGATCGTGATTATTATATTAACGACGATGAAAACTCTAAAGAAATTAGAGCTAAATATTTAGCACACATTTCTAAAATGTTACAACATTTAGGAGAAACGGAAGAAAAATCAAGCTCTGAAGCTTTACAAATTTTAGATTTCGAAACACGTTTAGCACAATCAAAAATGGATAAAGTAGAGCGTCGTGATGCACGTAAACGCTTTAACCCAAGATCTATTGCCGATTTACAAAACATGGTACCAGCAATAAACTGGGATGCTTACTTTAAAGGTATTGGCGTAAAATCTATCGATACTGTAATTGTTGGTGAAGTTAAGTATTTTGATGCCTTACAGGGTATTTTAAAAGAAAACAACGTAGCAGACTGGAAAGCTTATTTACGCTGGAACAGCTTTAATGATGCTGCCGGATTATTAAGCACAGATTTAGCTAAAGCTAATTGGGAATTCTACAGTAAAGAACTTCGTGGTGCTAAGGCTCAAAAACCTTTAAACGAACGTGCTTTAGGTACTGTAAATAATACTGTTGGTGAAGCGCTAGGTAAATTATATGTAGAGAACTACTTTCCACCAGAAGCTAAAGCAAAGGCAGAACGTATGATAAAAAACGTAATTCTTGCTTTTCAAAACAGAATTTCGAATGTATCATGGATGACGGAAGAAACAAAGGAAAAAGCCATTGAAAAACTTTTAGCTCTAAAAGTAAAAATTGCTTATCCTGATCAATGGACAGATTACGCAGAATTACAAATTGAAGGTCCAGAAGAAAACGGATCGTACTTACAAAACATACTTAACGTTAGAGCTTGGAATCATAAAAAAACCATTGCAGACTTATCTAAACCAGTAGATAAAAGCGAATGGGGTATGGCACCGCAAGTCGTGAATGCTTACTTTAACCCACCTTACAACGAAATTGTTTTTCCTGCTGCTATTTTACAACCACCATTTTACAATTTCACTGCAGATGATGCTGTAAACTACGGAGGTATTGGAGCTGTAATTGGTCATGAAATTTCACACTGTTTTGATGATTCTGGATCTCGTTACGATAAAAACGGAAACTTAAACAACTGGTGGACCGATGAAGATTTAAAACAATTTGAAGCTTTAGGAAAAAATTTAGCCGATCAATATAGTGCTATTGAAGTTTTACCTGATGTACATATTAACGGTGCTTTTACACTTGGTGAAAACATTGGTGATTTAGGTGGTGTAAATGCTGCTTATGATGCTTTACAAATGGATTTGGAAGCTAACGGAAGACCAGAGCCTATTGATGGTTTTACACCAGAACAACGCTTTTTTATGAGTTGGGCAACCGTTTGGAGAAGCAAGATGAGAGACGATGCTTTAAAGACAAGAATAAAAACAGATCCACATTCTCCTGGAATGAACAGAGCTGTACAACCTTTACTTAACATCGATGCATTTTATAGCGCTTTCGATATTAAAGCTGGAGACAACATGTATATTCAACCAGAAAATCGTGTAAAAATCTGGTAA
- a CDS encoding M28 family peptidase: protein MIKKAVALLIIIGGIYWSFLALLPQNISSLDEVNQNFSTQRALVHLKEISKEPHFLGSDAHLDVRNYIESQLQKLGLETQIQEAYSIRDWGNLAKPKNIIARIKGRENGKALLLLTHYDSNPHSSIGASDAGSGVVTILEGVRAFLSKNETPKNDIIILISDAEELGLNGADIFVNHHEWAKNVGLVLNFEARGSGGPSIMLVETNQGNAGLIEGFVKAKPQYPVGNSLFYSIYKMLPNDTDLTRFREDADIDGFNFAFVDDHFDYHTAMDTYERLDRKTLEHQGSYLMPMLNYFSEANLSALKSDEDFVYFNVPVFRMVKYPFSWIIPLVILAVIVFIGLLIYGGRTRVFKRADVGKGFFAFVVSLIASAVIGLYAWPALKLIYPQYGEILQGFSYNGHTYIAAFTCLSIAICFFVYSKIHKEGNAASLLIAPLFFWLIISVAVAFLLKGASFLVLPLFFSLLSLFILIRNRKPGIISHAILALPVLLLLANFVQMFPVGLGLKMMVSSMILVVLIFGLLIPVFSTFKHKKRWSYGFLLATAYFLISAHISSGFSPENPKPNSLCYILDADENKAVWATYDNVLDAWTIPFLGEHPMAATTIKNYTIASKYGTSFTYATEAPIKTLKAPQMVIGHDTIIGEFRHVELCITPERKANRIEVFSDSLNVFKAVTLNGVDVEVNKETSLAFDKRKTNRLFSYYISDEDPLDIQLVLPKEQKTTFVIYETSFNLLEDEKFKVPERADDMIPKPFVLNDAVILKKSITIE from the coding sequence ATGATAAAAAAAGCTGTCGCTTTACTCATTATTATTGGCGGAATTTACTGGAGTTTTTTGGCGCTACTGCCTCAAAATATATCTAGTTTAGATGAGGTAAACCAAAATTTTTCTACACAACGTGCTTTAGTTCATCTTAAAGAAATTTCAAAAGAACCTCATTTTTTAGGAAGCGATGCACATTTGGACGTGCGTAACTATATTGAAAGCCAATTGCAAAAATTAGGTTTAGAAACTCAAATTCAAGAAGCCTATTCCATTCGCGATTGGGGCAATTTAGCAAAACCTAAAAATATAATAGCCCGAATTAAAGGTCGAGAAAATGGCAAAGCACTTTTACTATTAACACATTATGACAGCAATCCTCATTCCTCAATTGGTGCAAGTGATGCGGGTTCGGGTGTTGTAACTATTTTAGAAGGTGTTCGTGCTTTTTTAAGTAAGAATGAAACGCCTAAAAATGATATCATCATTCTTATTTCCGATGCGGAAGAATTAGGTTTAAATGGTGCAGATATTTTTGTTAATCATCACGAATGGGCAAAAAATGTAGGCTTAGTTTTAAATTTTGAAGCTCGCGGAAGTGGAGGTCCAAGTATTATGCTTGTGGAAACTAACCAAGGTAATGCGGGTTTAATAGAAGGCTTTGTAAAAGCGAAACCGCAATACCCTGTTGGGAATTCGTTGTTTTATAGTATTTATAAAATGCTACCTAATGATACCGATTTAACTCGGTTTCGTGAAGATGCCGATATCGATGGTTTTAATTTCGCTTTCGTAGACGATCATTTCGATTATCATACCGCTATGGATACTTACGAGCGGTTAGATAGAAAGACTTTAGAACACCAAGGTTCTTATTTAATGCCAATGCTTAATTATTTTAGTGAGGCTAATTTAAGTGCTTTAAAAAGTGATGAAGACTTTGTGTATTTTAATGTGCCCGTTTTTAGAATGGTTAAATACCCATTTTCATGGATAATACCTCTGGTTATTCTAGCAGTTATCGTGTTTATTGGGCTTTTAATTTACGGAGGTAGAACACGTGTTTTTAAAAGAGCTGATGTTGGTAAAGGTTTTTTTGCATTTGTTGTGTCGCTTATCGCTTCGGCTGTAATTGGTTTGTATGCTTGGCCGGCTTTAAAATTAATATATCCACAATATGGCGAAATTCTTCAGGGGTTTAGTTATAACGGGCATACTTATATTGCGGCTTTTACTTGTTTATCTATAGCAATCTGTTTCTTTGTTTACAGTAAAATCCATAAAGAAGGAAATGCAGCGAGTTTGCTTATTGCTCCGTTATTTTTCTGGCTGATTATTTCAGTTGCGGTTGCTTTTTTATTAAAAGGAGCGAGTTTTCTGGTCTTACCGTTATTTTTTAGTTTGTTGAGTTTATTCATTTTAATTCGAAATAGGAAGCCAGGTATTATCAGTCATGCTATTTTAGCTTTGCCTGTTCTTTTATTACTGGCTAATTTTGTGCAAATGTTTCCTGTAGGTTTAGGACTTAAAATGATGGTCTCTTCCATGATTTTGGTTGTTTTAATATTCGGACTTTTAATTCCGGTTTTCTCCACTTTCAAACATAAAAAAAGATGGTCTTATGGTTTTCTTTTGGCAACTGCTTACTTTTTAATTTCTGCTCATATAAGTTCAGGTTTTTCACCAGAAAACCCAAAGCCTAACAGTTTGTGCTATATTTTAGATGCGGATGAAAATAAAGCAGTTTGGGCTACTTATGATAATGTTTTGGATGCTTGGACGATTCCTTTTTTAGGGGAGCATCCTATGGCAGCTACTACTATAAAAAATTATACCATTGCAAGTAAGTACGGTACTAGTTTTACGTATGCTACAGAAGCTCCAATAAAAACATTGAAGGCGCCACAAATGGTTATTGGACATGATACAATAATTGGCGAATTTAGACACGTAGAACTTTGTATTACTCCAGAGCGAAAAGCGAATAGAATTGAGGTGTTTTCCGATTCGCTTAACGTTTTTAAAGCGGTAACATTAAATGGCGTTGATGTTGAGGTAAATAAAGAAACGAGCTTAGCATTCGATAAGCGTAAAACTAATAGATTGTTTAGCTATTATATTTCAGATGAAGATCCTTTGGATATACAATTAGTACTTCCGAAGGAACAAAAAACAACATTTGTTATTTATGAAACCTCTTTTAATTTATTAGAAGATGAAAAATTTAAAGTTCCTGAAAGAGCTGATGATATGATTCCGAAACCTTTTGTTTTGAATGATGCGGTTATTCTTAAAAAATCAATTACTATCGAATAG
- a CDS encoding alpha/beta fold hydrolase, which yields MHSQTLDTLVDVGGYKMHFKIMRGEGTPILFEAGGGNDASVWSDILENIHEITGTTLITYDRSGFGTSELNPNLKNESDFGIENGVKELEAGLLRLGYNQEVILVSHSYGGLYNLLYANKHPKKVKSVVLIDVTLSNFWNEELLTMRDHNVDISTIEKPSGDYYLNVNFNETMRYVRNMEFPKNISIINVFPENSFPGYPEILSGRWLKLHKELGDQNDNVENVLAEGSGHAVFQDNPELTINTIIKAYSETLDGKKQNEFLKKAFDNAIDLSIETKKVEIENKHSEGDLNEWAYSLLRGGALDKALQIFKLNIMLFPDSWNAYDSYGEALLQSDKKAEAIEAYEKSIELNLENENARTMLLQIKQK from the coding sequence ATGCATTCTCAAACCTTAGATACTCTTGTAGATGTTGGAGGTTATAAAATGCATTTCAAAATAATGAGAGGAGAAGGAACTCCAATTCTTTTTGAAGCAGGTGGAGGGAATGATGCTTCTGTTTGGAGTGATATATTAGAAAACATTCATGAAATTACAGGTACAACACTAATAACTTATGACAGGTCTGGATTTGGAACAAGTGAGTTAAATCCGAATTTAAAAAATGAATCTGATTTTGGAATAGAAAATGGTGTTAAAGAACTAGAAGCAGGACTTTTAAGGTTGGGTTATAACCAAGAAGTTATTCTAGTTTCTCATTCTTACGGCGGGCTTTATAATTTATTGTACGCAAATAAACACCCTAAAAAAGTGAAGTCTGTTGTTTTAATCGATGTTACACTTAGTAATTTCTGGAATGAGGAGTTGCTAACAATGAGAGATCACAATGTTGATATCAGTACTATAGAAAAGCCTTCGGGTGATTATTATTTAAATGTGAATTTCAATGAGACAATGCGCTATGTGCGAAATATGGAATTCCCGAAAAACATTTCAATTATAAATGTTTTTCCTGAAAATTCTTTTCCAGGTTACCCTGAAATACTTTCAGGTCGATGGCTTAAACTTCACAAAGAACTTGGTGACCAAAATGATAATGTAGAAAATGTTTTAGCCGAAGGTAGTGGTCATGCTGTTTTTCAAGATAATCCAGAGTTAACAATTAATACAATTATAAAGGCATACTCCGAAACCTTAGACGGGAAGAAGCAAAATGAGTTTTTGAAAAAGGCTTTCGATAATGCTATTGATTTGTCTATTGAAACTAAAAAGGTTGAAATAGAAAATAAACATTCGGAAGGTGATTTGAATGAATGGGCATATTCGCTTTTGAGAGGTGGAGCGTTAGACAAGGCGTTACAGATTTTTAAATTGAATATCATGCTGTTTCCTGATAGTTGGAATGCTTACGATAGTTATGGTGAGGCTTTATTGCAATCAGATAAAAAAGCAGAAGCAATTGAGGCGTATGAGAAATCCATTGAATTGAATCTGGAAAATGAAAATGCAAGAACAATGTTGTTGCAAATAAAGCAGAAGTAG
- a CDS encoding VOC family protein — MSTFLFNHIALSVKNVDQSTAFYQKLFQLKEIENTASNSKTRWLSLGEGKQLHLIPLPDAEIKINKAVHFALTTTNFDEFIACLNELKIDYSDWLDVPNKYYIRQDGIRQVYFQDPNGYWVEVNDDVQ; from the coding sequence ATGAGTACTTTTTTATTCAATCATATAGCGCTTTCTGTAAAAAATGTAGATCAATCTACCGCGTTTTATCAAAAACTGTTTCAGCTTAAAGAAATTGAGAATACAGCTTCTAATTCTAAAACGCGATGGTTGTCTTTAGGTGAAGGGAAACAACTTCATCTTATTCCACTTCCAGATGCTGAAATAAAAATAAACAAGGCTGTTCATTTTGCTTTAACAACAACGAATTTTGATGAGTTTATAGCATGTCTAAACGAATTAAAAATTGATTATTCCGATTGGTTAGATGTACCAAACAAATATTATATACGCCAAGATGGTATTAGGCAAGTTTATTTTCAAGATCCCAACGGATATTGGGTTGAAGTAAATGATGATGTTCAGTAA
- a CDS encoding deoxycytidylate deaminase — MPKNKQQKYDKAYLRIAKEWGKLSYCKRRQVGAIIVKDRMIISDGYNGTPSGFENFCEDDEGYTKWYVLHAEANAILKVAASTQSCKGATLYITMSPCKECSKLIHQAGVVKVVYHDSYKDDSGLRFLEKAGIELEQIVDLTAE, encoded by the coding sequence ATGCCAAAAAATAAACAACAAAAATATGATAAGGCCTATTTGCGCATTGCGAAAGAATGGGGTAAATTATCGTATTGTAAACGCCGACAAGTTGGGGCGATAATTGTAAAGGACCGTATGATTATTTCGGATGGTTACAATGGAACACCGTCTGGTTTTGAGAATTTTTGTGAAGATGATGAAGGATACACAAAATGGTATGTTTTGCATGCCGAGGCCAATGCTATTTTAAAGGTTGCAGCTTCTACGCAATCGTGCAAAGGCGCAACACTTTATATCACCATGTCGCCGTGTAAGGAGTGTAGTAAATTAATACACCAAGCAGGTGTTGTAAAGGTGGTTTATCACGATTCTTATAAAGATGATTCGGGTTTAAGGTTTCTTGAAAAAGCAGGAATTGAACTCGAACAAATAGTTGATTTAACAGCAGAATGA